Part of the Triticum aestivum cultivar Chinese Spring chromosome 4D, IWGSC CS RefSeq v2.1, whole genome shotgun sequence genome is shown below.
CTTTCTTTTCTCGGTCTTTGGTGTTCTTTTCCCGGGTTTCGAACGTTTGGTGCATAAATAGTAAAAAATTCATGTTATTTGTCGAGCAGcaagaaaaaacatatataaatccGTTGTCACTCAAAATGAATAAGTGAAAATGATTTTTTTTAGGATGTTACACTACATCCAGTTTTTTTAGACTTTTTTCAGAACATCAAGTGTTTGTGTTCTTTAGGTAAAGTGCTACACATCAAAGAAGTTTTTTTGTTGTTGCCGCAACTAGAGCCTGTCCCGGGCCAGTCCTCGTAGAGTTTTTCTTTCTAGAGTACCAGTCCTCGTAAAATGCAGTTTAAGATTCGGCCTAGTGCTGCTAAGCCCAAACCCAAACCAACCTCAACCCAGCCAAGTCCAGCAATAATACAGGCCGAGTTTGACCATAACTCAAGACATTTTCTTCTTCGAAAAGAGCATGGCCTCTCCATTGGTTGATTCAAAAAGGCATTTCTTTATCTTCTCGAAAAAACGGCATTTTTTTATTGCCAGGTGTCTGTGTCATCACCAAGTCTAAGACAAACGAAACAAAGTTTAATTTACAACAGGCACTTATGCTCCTCCAATCTTGTCACTGACCATCATCCAAATTACTTCTCTATGCCATAATGTAAAACCTTTTTGTAAGCTAacatagcttgcaaaaacatcttacattatgagacggagggagtagttaaataCAGCCTGTGCAATAATCTTCAAATGGCAACACCTAGAAACCAGTCTCATGCCACCCTACCCTAAAGTGAGCCCCACACAAATATCCACTGCCAAAAAAAAACTCTAATCCTATTGAAAACAAAATCGTATAGCAAAATCTTTACAGTAGAACTTCCAAATTGCGTCACAATAATCTTGGGGTTCATCCAAGCTAGAAACTGGCCAACTATATTCGTGATACTTGTAGAGCGGATGTAAATTTGTCTATTAAGTCAAAGCAAGGTGGCGAACATACCGCAAGTCCTTTTCTTAGACCCATGACATGACATAAGTCAACAAGCTTGGTACCGCCCCGAAATAAACAAAAATTGATTGATATTCTCCAAACACAAAGATGTGAAAAACAAATGCTCTTAAATATACACTGTGTACATGCCGGTAGGTATTCATGTCTCCTTTTACCAGCATCTGAAAGCCATATAAGATATGAAGATATGCAAATAAACCACAAAACAACAAAATATGAGGGTTGTTTCAAACCGTAATGCAATAAAATGTACGACGAACATGAAGAACAATTTTTATGTGAAAACCCTATGAAAAAAGATGTTGTAACGAAAGATGTCGATCTTCACTATGTCGGGAGAGGCATACAGAAACGTTACTAGAGATTTACAACAATTCTCATTAGTGCTGCTTAAAAGAGGTACATATAAGACTGAGTTAGAGCCTAAACCATAGCTTGCCAAGTTAAACTTGACATCGTACGCCAGAACCCGTCCTCTCATCATAAGAATTCGAATCATACATCAAGATTGTCAAAAGACGTTTGCGTGGAAGTTTAAGTCAGAATATATAAAGCAGATAGAATAAAGTGATTGGGAGGGAAAAAAACAAGTTGAAATGGAAAAATAAAACGTATAATAAATCCTGAGAAAAAGGCAAGGGTCCAGGCATCTTAATCTTTTTTGCCTTGAGCCAGAGAGATATTCTTGGATGATCCAGCCTCACATTGTTCCGAAAGACGATATCTAGGATGAACATTCCTCGTGATCTAGGTGAACATTCAGTTTGACAGGAAAGAAAAAGGAGGGTGTCTTGTTTGTTGTACCTTAAAGATGATCATTCTGCGTGCACTTTGCATGCTTAGCACACTTTATAATATTCACCACCAAAAGAAGCGATTAGGACCTTTCTCCCCACAGGGAAAAGGGAATCTAATTCCTCCAAGCCAAGGCGATCATAATCTAATCCCCAAGCCGTGAGATTCCATCATGTGCACTAACCCTAACCCCCCTAAGTGCATGGGGCTGTTAAAGAAAGACCTGGCAGAGATTTTCGCTTTGGGCAGGGGAATGCTGCGCTGTTACTACAAGACAACACCACAATCACTGCTCACTAGCTTCTACTACTAGACAAGCAAGCAGACAAAGAAAAAAAAGTTGCAGGATCCAAGGCTAGGGTTTAAGTGGGCCTGATCTGATGACAGTAGTAATATGTTTGCACACCCCAAGGTGTGCTAGGAGTAGTAGTAGCTAGCTCAAATCATCATGCAGATGGGCAATGATCGGGAGAGAATCCCTGAGGTGGCATCTTGTGCCTGTGTGTGGGTGATGCGGAGTCAACTGCTAGTAATTTAACTGTAGGAATTGCTTGATTAGGACATACTGTCACTCTAATCAGTGGCGCTGGCCCAAAAGGGAAAGTTTAAAACTGACACTGCACCCCTAACCTGGGTAGTTTGTTGGTTGTACATTTACTGTATCTTTTAGCACATTTTCCAGCAAGCGTGGGGTGATTGGTTAGTGGTTTGGTCATGGGGGGTTATGATTAGGGCAGTGGGGGTGTGGTGGTCAACTCTTAGGGCACAATGATGCACCCTGTGTGATACAGACAAACCCACTATATATGCCCTCTGCTAAAGCCTGACGACTGAGGCTGCTAATACTCCTCCCTTTTTGCTGCTTGCATTGCATGCATCGTGCTTAATTGCGTGGCACATTTCGTACCACAAAAGCATTCTACATAATCCTGGCTGTATGTATATATGTAGGGTCTCTGCTtgtcattttctgttttttttctttcttccttcctGATAGTATAAAAAATAGCGATGATTTTTATTTTTCTCATTTGAACTACAAGTAGCTGGCGCGACGTTTAATTCCCATGTGAACTTGTGAAGAAACAAGCTCTGTTCGTGGCcaattagcagcagcagcagcagttatGGGCACCGATCAGGGGAGATCAGTGTCCATGATGAATTCATATCTTCCGACAATGGGATTTGATGCCGCGCTTGCTTATGCACGAGAATTAAATACCCGACCCGGCCAGCACAAGGGTCTTGTGGATGAATGCATATAGAGCCCATGAGAGCATTGATCAAGCGCCTAACCTAACTCGATCCATTCCTCCCTGTTCTttgggaacccccccccccccccccctctctctgtctctctgacAAGAGCGATGATGAGAGAGAAATCGTCCGTTTGGGCGTCAAAAACAAACAAGCAAGCAGGGAATCACGGCCAGAGTGGAGCGGAGGCATGCGGGCGCTGTTCCCTTCAGCTTCACCTTCTCTCTCTGGCTCGCCTCGCCTTGCTTCTGACACAGCACACACCCTCCATCACTCTACGAAGTACGCTCGGTTTCTTTCCTGATAGTGCAAGCAAAGCAAGCGCCAGACACACACACTACCTATTATTTCCTCTCCATCAGtccatctctccctccctcacacACATCTCTTTTCCTTTTCGTTATTATTTACACCGAGGGCGAGCGAGCACTAGAAGAAAACAGCCTAGCCTTGCCTTGCCATCTGCCCAAGCTCCCTTCGCttctcccttctctctctctctctctctctctctctctctctctctctcgctcctctGGCTAAGCACAGCACAGCGCAGCACAGACAGATCCTCCGTCTCCATACTTTACACTATTATTTTCCTTGTATTGCCGCTCTGTGCCGTGGGTGTGCCTGCCTTTAGGAAAGGCCCTAGACCCTAGACGCCCTAGTGCAATGGTGGAAGCTGCAAAGGCTGGAGAGGCCTTGCTCCTTCCTTCCTTGTCCTCTTGATTAGCCCTTGACAAACACCGAGGTTCGTTTGCTTTTGGTCTCTTCTTGCtcaccctcccctcccctcccctctctctctcctcctccactgTTCAAGCAGCGCAGtgcaggacaagaagaagaagaaaaaaaccatAGATGGTCTCTCTATCACACACATAAACACACAACATCTGTCCATGAAggaagctcctcctcctcctccccctgcttAGCTAGCTCTTAGTCCTTCTTGGTGTGTGGGAGAGGAAGGGGGGGAGAGGTCAAAGGAAGGCTGGTCCATACATTAgtccatccacacacacacacacacacacacacacaaaccacTCCTAGCAGCTTGCTTGCTTgctgctactagtactagtagtaactAGTAAAACTCGCATCCACGGGAGGAGTAATCCCTCACTCGGTCGCTTTGCTTGCCAAGAACAGCCCCACTGTTCATCATCCATCCTACCATCCTTCCTTCCTGCATCTAGTTGTGAGTGAGTACAGCAGCTACCCATCTTCTAAAGCTTCCCCTCCTTCCCTTTTCTCTTCTAATCTTGTTTGCATGGGCAGAGGAGGAGCCCAGCAAAGTAGAGGCTAAGCTAGGCAGGAGCAGGATATTGTTGTGTATTTTGCATTTATTTATTATTTGTATCTATGTGTGTATGTATGGTGTAATTGAGCAGCTGGCTAGATTATGTATGCTCTTGGGGTTTGCAAGTGGTATCTTCTTGATAAGGTCCCCAAGAtcccacaccacaccacaccatgCACCTCTCTCTCTCACATCACCTTCCTTTTtgttctctctcttttcttttctttagtgTTGAGAGTCCCAAGAAACACTGAATTTTGTTGGCGTTGAGTTGGAGGCGCCATTGGCCTTTTCTTGCCCTCTCTCATGGTGTCCATTGTGCAGCTGCAGAGAAGGCGAACAGAAGCAGCAGCGTCAGCGAGAGGCATCCTTCCGGACAGGGAGGAGAGGATGGATCTTTCTGTGCCCCGAGGCGAGTTCCCGATCCCAAtgcacgccgccgcctcgccctacGGGGGCATCGGCGGCGGGGGCGTCGCCGTCGCCGACCATGCCATGGAGCTCCACCATGACCACGCCAACCACAACGGCCAGTCCCAGTCCCAGGCGCAGGACATGCCGTCGCCTCCCGCTGCTGTGTCTGAGGACAGCTCCGGGAAGAAGCGCGCGGCGGCCATTGCCGGCGGAGCGGGAGGGCCGGCGGTCAAGTACCGGGAGTGCCTCAAGAACCACGCGGCGGCCATCGGCGGCAACGCCACCGACGGGTGCGGCGAGTTCATGCCCAGCGGCGAGGAGGGCTCGCTGGAGGCGCTCAAGTGCTCCGCCTGCGGCTGCCACCGCAATTTCCACCGCAAGGAGCTCGACGACTTCGACGGCGACAGCTGCGCCTCGCACGGCTACGGCTACGGCCACCACGCCGTCCGCCGCCTGCTCGGCCCCGCCGTGCCGCACCACCACAAGAGCAGCGGGGGCCTCCTCGTCACCGCGGACCACTACGGCGCCTACGCCGCGGCGCGCgcgctccctccgccgccgcccccgccgctggGACACCACCACCAGATCATCATGCCGCTCAACATGATCCAGACGTCCGAGTCGGACGAGatggacggcagcggcggcggcggtatcATGGGCGACGGCAGAGGCGGGCTagcctcaggcggcggcggcggctcctcctcgTCCAAGAAGCGCTTCCGCACCAAGTTCACCGCCGAGCAGAAGGGGCGCATGCTGGAGTTCGCGGAGAACGTGGGGTGGCGTCTCCAGAAGCTGGACGACGCCATGGTGCAGCACTTCTGCCAGGAGATCGGCGTCAAGCGCCGGGTCCTCAAGGTCTGGATGCACAACAACAAGCACAACCTCGCCAGCAGGCCGCTCCCTACCTCGCCTGCGCAGCCGCAGTCACAGTCGATGCCGCTGGCGATGTCAATGCCGATGCCGATGCAAGTGCCGCCGTCGCAGCCCGGGCCTTCGGGCCACCGCGGCCCCAGCTCCCCGCATGCGCAGGGGGAGCTCAAGCTCGACTGACGGCACAAAGAAGCCCTGGTGTCTGTCAACGGCGCCATGGTGGCTGATTCTGCTAGCGTTAGTAAGCCGCATTGCCATTAATTTCACTGTTCCATCGGAGCGATCGATCGAAgcagagagaagagaagagaaccaAAAAACAAACCCGAGTCTATCACCATCtccatttttttcctttctctgtTTATCTTGTCATAAGGTTGGGGAGCAAGCATGAGAGGGGGGACATAGGCGAACCGGACTGAGCTCCACTCAATTTCAATTTATTTTTCCTGGACCTAGTTTttttcttcttcgtctccttggttGGTGTCTCTGACTTGAAGTCTAGCAGTACCTGTTGAGCTGAGCATTTGAGTTGTCATGGATCAGAGGTTGTATGAAATGAATTCTGACTTGTTTACAATTTCTCCATTTATCTTCAGTTCCCTGGGCTAATCCGCAGACTCTGAAAAGAAAAGAGAACATGGGATGCAATCCCTCCCCAGGTCTTGTATCTTTCAGGCGCACTGTTCACGAGTCATGACATGATCTGCATGCTTAATCTGCAGCTCCTGTCGGTGCTGTTACTGTGGCCTGCCTGCCTGCATGCATGCGGGCACGCCTATGCCTGATCTGATCCGGCGATGTGAATTCACCGCTCACAAGCCACAAGCCACAAAGACAACGAAAAGGGAAGGGAGATCCTTGTCAAGAATTCGGGAGCGTGAAAATTAAAATTTCGGTGTCCCCGTTTCTCCATTTGGAGCAGATGATAGTCCTTTGGCCTGCGCATCGGGTTGGCCCTGCCCGGCCCCGAGCGAGCGAGCAATCAATCATTCTTGGGGCCGTGTACGAGTGCAGGGGGGCAGGGGAGCATGTGGCCAGCCAATCCAAAATTGGTTCGGGTTTGCCGCGGGAACAGAGATGGAAACCATGCGAGATATCGCAGTGCTCCCCGTGCTCCTGCAGGAGATTTTTCTACGAGTTATTCTTCTTTTTTTTGACGGATTCCTACGAATTCTTCTTGATCATCTGCTCGCTGTTCCTGCATGTGCGATTGAGGCGTTGATTTGGTGGTGTTTGTG
Proteins encoded:
- the LOC123096213 gene encoding zinc-finger homeodomain protein 4 isoform X1 is translated as MVSIVQLQRRRTEAAASARGILPDREERMDLSVPRGEFPIPMHAAASPYGGIGGGGVAVADHAMELHHDHANHNGQSQSQAQDMPSPPAAVSEDSSGKKRAAAIAGGAGGPAVKYRECLKNHAAAIGGNATDGCGEFMPSGEEGSLEALKCSACGCHRNFHRKELDDFDGDSCASHGYGYGHHAVRRLLGPAVPHHHKSSGGLLVTADHYGAYAAARALPPPPPPPLGHHHQIIMPLNMIQTSESDEMDGSGGGGIMGDGRGGLASGGGGGSSSSKKRFRTKFTAEQKGRMLEFAENVGWRLQKLDDAMVQHFCQEIGVKRRVLKVWMHNNKHNLASRPLPTSPAQPQSQSMPLAMSMPMPMQVPPSQPGPSGHRGPSSPHAQGELKLD
- the LOC123096213 gene encoding zinc-finger homeodomain protein 4 isoform X2, whose translation is MDLSVPRGEFPIPMHAAASPYGGIGGGGVAVADHAMELHHDHANHNGQSQSQAQDMPSPPAAVSEDSSGKKRAAAIAGGAGGPAVKYRECLKNHAAAIGGNATDGCGEFMPSGEEGSLEALKCSACGCHRNFHRKELDDFDGDSCASHGYGYGHHAVRRLLGPAVPHHHKSSGGLLVTADHYGAYAAARALPPPPPPPLGHHHQIIMPLNMIQTSESDEMDGSGGGGIMGDGRGGLASGGGGGSSSSKKRFRTKFTAEQKGRMLEFAENVGWRLQKLDDAMVQHFCQEIGVKRRVLKVWMHNNKHNLASRPLPTSPAQPQSQSMPLAMSMPMPMQVPPSQPGPSGHRGPSSPHAQGELKLD